Proteins from one Arthrobacter sp. Soc17.1.1.1 genomic window:
- a CDS encoding LysM peptidoglycan-binding domain-containing protein, with product MSRNISSARHRADIDGNLALQGLSRAAKAHATMIGRPVAIAAVTSGLALSAVGTANAGTYSDQGTTAPAAVAAPAAPAAVAAPAAPAAVAAPAAPAAAATGATHTVVAGDTLGAISASYGADLTAVLAANGLSLASIIFPGDSIAIPAAGSVPAQTVSVPVAVAPAAPVQQAAAVAPAPVVQQAAVVAPAPAPAPAPAPAVSTAPGSGVYLASAPVAPAASGVGATLLASAQAQLAAGAVQDCTVLVENALRAAGIAAGDLGPAQFFQFGTVVATPAPGDIVITGGHVAIYAGGGQVISSGMNGSNLTMQHPLSDLPGAAFVRV from the coding sequence ATGTCACGAAACATCTCTTCGGCGCGCCACCGTGCCGATATCGACGGCAATCTCGCGCTGCAGGGCCTGTCCCGTGCCGCCAAGGCCCACGCCACCATGATCGGCCGTCCCGTTGCCATCGCCGCCGTCACGTCGGGCCTCGCGCTCAGCGCCGTCGGCACCGCCAACGCCGGCACCTACTCGGACCAGGGCACGACAGCTCCCGCCGCCGTGGCAGCCCCGGCCGCTCCCGCAGCAGTAGCAGCTCCGGCCGCTCCCGCTGCAGTAGCAGCTCCCGCCGCTCCCGCAGCAGCTGCGACCGGTGCGACCCACACGGTCGTCGCAGGGGACACCCTCGGCGCCATCTCCGCCAGCTACGGTGCCGACCTGACCGCGGTCCTCGCGGCCAACGGGCTCTCCCTGGCATCGATCATCTTCCCGGGTGATTCCATCGCGATCCCCGCGGCTGGATCGGTCCCGGCGCAGACGGTCTCCGTCCCTGTCGCCGTCGCTCCTGCCGCTCCCGTGCAGCAGGCAGCGGCCGTCGCCCCCGCGCCCGTCGTGCAGCAGGCGGCAGTCGTGGCTCCGGCCCCGGCCCCGGCTCCGGCTCCGGCCCCGGCCGTCTCGACGGCCCCGGGCTCGGGTGTCTACCTGGCCTCGGCTCCCGTCGCCCCGGCAGCCAGCGGCGTCGGTGCGACCCTCCTGGCCTCGGCGCAGGCGCAGCTTGCAGCCGGCGCCGTCCAGGACTGCACCGTGCTCGTGGAGAACGCGCTGCGCGCCGCAGGTATCGCCGCAGGCGACCTCGGCCCGGCGCAGTTCTTCCAGTTCGGCACGGTCGTGGCGACCCCCGCCCCCGGGGACATCGTCATCACCGGTGGCCACGTGGCCATCTACGCCGGTGGCGGACAGGTCATCAGCAGCGGCATGAACGGTTCGAACCTGACCATGCAGCACCCCCTCTCGGACCTCCCGGGAGCAGCCTTCGTCCGGGTGTAA
- a CDS encoding glycoside hydrolase family 6 protein, whose amino-acid sequence MTLALAGVLASTALAALPASAGPGGGPGAESSATEFYVPKTDHEAQRQIAGLRASGDRRTADSLSAMVSTPQAVWVTDSDPATVTREVRATTHRAAGKQQMPVLAAYNLPFRDCAQYSAGGATDVAGYKAWIDALAAGIEDRAAMVVLEPDGLGIIPWNRGLDGNLEWCQPAEADAATAAAERFEMLGYAVDRLKALPNTKVYLDGTHSAWLGTGEIASRLVKAGVQEADGFFLNVSNYELTERQLKYGSWVSQCIYYATEIDPGAYGSCASQFYPASPSDFSTWGLTDAWYAQNVAGARNAPTSEELAHFVIDTSRNGRGPWVPTATYPDPQVWCNPPARGLGHTPTANTGNDLADAFLWIKVPGESDGECSRGLTTNGGVDPEWNRVDPAAGGWFPEQALDLIRNAGAPARR is encoded by the coding sequence ATGACCCTTGCACTCGCAGGGGTCCTCGCATCCACCGCCCTCGCCGCGCTGCCGGCGTCGGCCGGTCCGGGCGGAGGACCAGGAGCGGAGTCCTCCGCCACCGAGTTCTACGTCCCGAAGACCGACCACGAGGCACAGCGCCAGATCGCCGGGCTGCGGGCCTCGGGTGACCGCCGGACGGCGGACAGCCTCAGCGCGATGGTCTCCACGCCGCAGGCCGTATGGGTCACGGACAGCGACCCCGCCACGGTGACGCGGGAGGTCCGCGCCACCACGCACCGCGCCGCCGGCAAGCAGCAGATGCCCGTGCTCGCCGCCTACAACCTGCCGTTCCGCGACTGCGCGCAGTACTCGGCCGGCGGGGCGACCGACGTCGCCGGCTACAAGGCCTGGATCGACGCCCTCGCGGCAGGCATCGAGGACCGCGCCGCGATGGTGGTGCTCGAGCCGGACGGGCTCGGGATCATCCCCTGGAACCGCGGGCTCGACGGCAACCTCGAGTGGTGCCAGCCGGCGGAGGCCGACGCCGCGACCGCGGCCGCGGAACGCTTCGAGATGCTCGGCTACGCCGTGGACCGGCTGAAGGCGCTGCCGAACACGAAGGTCTACCTCGACGGCACGCACAGCGCCTGGCTGGGCACGGGGGAGATCGCCAGCCGCCTCGTGAAGGCCGGCGTGCAGGAGGCGGACGGGTTCTTCCTCAACGTCTCCAACTACGAGCTCACCGAGCGGCAGCTGAAGTACGGCTCCTGGGTATCCCAGTGCATCTACTACGCCACCGAGATCGATCCGGGCGCCTACGGCTCCTGCGCGAGCCAGTTCTACCCGGCCTCACCCTCGGACTTCTCGACGTGGGGCCTGACGGACGCGTGGTACGCCCAGAACGTGGCGGGTGCCCGCAACGCGCCGACGTCGGAGGAGCTGGCGCACTTCGTGATCGACACCAGCCGCAACGGCCGCGGGCCGTGGGTGCCGACGGCCACCTACCCGGATCCGCAGGTCTGGTGCAATCCTCCGGCTCGCGGACTGGGGCATACGCCCACCGCGAACACGGGCAACGACCTCGCCGACGCCTTCCTGTGGATTAAGGTGCCCGGCGAGTCGGACGGCGAGTGCAGCCGCGGCCTGACGACCAACGGCGGAGTCGATCCCGAGTGGAATCGTGTGGACCCCGCGGCCGGCGGCTGGTTCCCTGAGCAGGCGCTCGACCTGATCAGGAACGCCGGCGCCCCCGCCCGGCGCTGA